The DNA sequence CGACTCCGCGTCCGCCGCCACCGCGACCCGGATCCCGGCCCGGCCGGAGCTGACGTAGTCGAGGGTGGCGATCGCCTTGGACAGGTGGAACGGCTCGGTGTGCGTGGCGACGGCCGTGGGCACCAGGCCGACGTAGCGAGTCGTCGGCGCCACTCGCGAGGCGATCAGCACCGCGTCCAGCCGGCCGCGGACCCGGTCGGTGCGGTCGGGCTGTGACGGGCTGTCCGACTGCAGCGCCAGGCTGTCCTCGATGGTGACGAAGTCGAGCAGCCCCCGTTCGGCCTCGGCGACCAGGTCGGTCCAGTAGCGGGCGGTGAACAGTTCGTCGGGCCGCGCGTCGGGTTCGCGCCACGACGCCGGGTGCCATCCCGTCCCGTCCAGTGCCACGGCCAGGTGCAGAGATCCGGTATCGACCACGACAGCGCCCTGCCTTCCGCTCACCTGTCGGTCGCAACGTCGGTGACGTCGAGCCCATTCCTGGTCCGAGTGTGGAGCGCGCAGTGCTCGCCGCACAGGGATGCGCGCACGGTGATGCCAAACCGGACCGGACTACCCTGGCCGGTATGGGCACTCTCAGAGTCGGCGTCGTGGTCCCCGTCCCGCCCTTCACCGACGACGACGGTGGCGACCCGACCGGCCTGGACGTCGACCTGATGAGAGCCGTCGCGATGTCGATGGGAGACCAGGTGCAGTTCCTGGCCTACGAGGACCACGACGGGGTCTTCCGGGCGCTGACGTCCGGCGACGTCGATTCCGCGGCAGGCGGCCTCGCCGTCTCCGACGAACGGGCGGCCTTCGCGCCGCCCTACGTCATCACGGGTCAGGCGCTCGCCGTCGACGCCCGCAGGCATCCGCATGTGCACTCCGTCGACGAGCTCGAGGGTCTGACGGTCGCCGTGCGGCGGGGGAGCACCGCCGAGCAGTACGTCACTCAGCTGCGGGGTGCTGCGGTCCGGGTGTGCGACCGACTCGACACCGAGGGGTGTGACGGCATGGTCGCGCTCGCGCCGGTGCTCACCGCGGTCTCCGCGCACCTCCCGGGCGTCGAGGTCGTGCAGAAGGGACTGACCGTCGAACACATCGCGATCGCGGTGGCCCGGCACGACCAACAGATGCTGAGCCGGATCACGGTCGCGCAGGCCGAGTTGGAGGAGGCGGGCACGCTGCAGACGCTTCGCCGCAAATGGCTGGGCAATCCGTACGCCGACCAATCGCTGGCCGTGCACTGACCAGCCCGCGCGACCCGAAACCGGCCCAACTAGGCTGGCAGGCGAGCAATACACCAGAGGCAGACAGGGGAACCACGTGACCATCCGCGTAGGCGTCAACGGCTTCGGCCGCATCGGCCGCAACTTCTTCCGGGCCCTGGCGGCCCAGAAGCTCGAGGGCAAGAACACCGATGTCGAAATCGTGGCGGTCAACGACCTCACCGACAACGAGACTCTCGCACACCTGCTGAAGTTCGACTCGATCCTCGGCCGGCTCCCGTTCGACGTCAGCGTCGAGGGCGAGAACATCGTGGTGGGCGGTGACACGCTCAAGGGTCTGTCGATCAAGGAGGGCCCCGCCGCGCTGCCGTGGGGTGACCTGGGTGTCGACGTCGTCGTCGAGTCGACCGGCATCTTCACCAAGCGCGACAAGGCGCAGGGCCACCTCGACGCGGGCGCCAAGAAGGTCATCATCTCCGCGCCGGCCAGCGACGAGGACATCACCATCGTGCTGGGCGTCAACGACGACAAGTACGACGGCAGCCAGAACATCATCTCCAACGCCTCGTGCACCACGAACTGCCTCGGCCCGCTGGCCAAGGTCCTCAACGACGAGTTCGGCATCGTCAAGGGCCTGATGACGACGATCCACGCCTACACCCAGGACCAGAACCTGCAGGACGGGCCGCACAAGGACCTGCGCCGTGCCCGCGCCGCCGCCATCAACATCGTGCCCACCTCGACCGGTGCCGCCAAGGCCATCGGCCTGGTGCTGCCGGAGCTCAAGGGCAAGCTCGACGGCTACGCGCTGCGCGTGCCGATCCCCACGGGTTCGGTCACCGACCTCACCGCGGAGCTGAGCAAGTCGGCCACCGTCGACGAGATCAACGCCGCGATGAAGGCCGCCGCCGAGGGTCCGCTCAAGGGCATCCTCAAGTACTACGACGCGCCGATCGTCTCCAGCGACATCGTCACCGACCCGCACAGCTCGCTCTACGACGCCGGACTGACCAAGGTCATCGACAACCAGGCCAAGGTCGTCTCCTGGTACGACAACGAGTGGGGTTACTCCAACCGCCTCGTCGACCTTGTCTCGCTCGTCGGCAAGTCCCTCTAAATGGCCGTCAGAACACTCGACGACCTGCTGAAGGACGGCGTCGAGGGTCGGGGTGTGCTGGTGCGCTCCGACCTCAACGTCCCGCTCGACGGTGAGACCATCACCGACCCGGGGCGCATCGTCGCCTCGGTGCCGACGCTCAAGGCGTTGAGCGACGCCGGCGCGAAGGTCGTGGTGACCGCGCACCTCGGTCGCCCCAAGGGTGAGCCGGATCCGAAGTTCTCGCTGGCCCCGGTCGCCAAGGCGCTGGGGGAGAGGCTCGGCCGGCATGTGCAACTCGCCGGTGACGTGGTCGGCACCGACGCCCTGGCGCGCGCCGAAGGCCTCACCGACGGCGACGTGCTGCTGCTGGAGAACGTCCGCTTCGACTCTCGCGAGACCAGCAAGGACGACGCCGAGCGGCTGAAGCTGGCCAAGGCCCTGGTCGAACTCGTGGGTGACGACGGGGCCTTCGTCTCCGACGGCTTCGGTGTGGTGCACCGCAAGCAGGCGTCGGTGTACGACGTCGCCACGCTGCTGCCGCACTACGCGGGCACGCTGGTGGCGGACGAGGTGAAGGTGCTCGAACAGCTCACCAGCTCCACCGAACGCCCGTACGCGGTCGTACTCGGCGGTTCCAAGGTGTCCGACAAGCTCGCGGTGATCGAATCGCTGGCGCAGAAGGCCGACAGCCTGGTCATCGGTGGCGGGATGTGCTTCACCTTCCTTGCCTCCCAAGGGGTCTCGGTCGGCAAGTCGCTGGTGCAGCCGGAGATGGTCGACACCTGCCGGCAGCTGCTCGACACCTACGGTGACGTGATCCACCTGCCCGTCGACATCGTGGTGGCGCCGGAGTTCTCCGCCGACGCCGAACCGGAAACCGTTGCCTCCGACCGCATCCCGGACGACAAGATGGGTCTGGACATCGGTCCGGAGTCGGTCAAGCGGTTCTCGGCCCTGCTGTCGAACGCGAAGACGGTGTTCTGGAACGGGCCCATGGGTGTCTTCGAGTTCCCGGCGTTCGCCGCGGGCACCAGGGGGGTGGCCGAGGCGATCATCGGTGCCACCGGCAAGGGCGCCTTCAGCGTCGTCGGCGGCGGTGACAGTGCCGCGGCCGTCCGCCAACTCGGCCTCGACGAGGATGGGTTCTCCCACATCTCGACCGGTGGCGGCGCATCGCTGGAATACCTCGAAGGCAAAGAACTTCCCGGCATCCGAGTACTGGAGTCCTGACCCATGGCCCGTAAGCCGCTCATCGCCGGCAACTGGAAGATGAACCTCAACCACTTCGAGGCCATCGCGCTGGTGCAGAAGATCGCGTTCTCCCTGCCGGACAAGTACTTCGACAAGGTCGACGTCACGGTGATCCCGCCGTTCACAGATCTGCGCAGTGTGCAGACGCTGGTGGACGGCGACAAGCTGCGCCTCACCTACGGCGCCCAGGACGTCAGCCCGCACGACTCCGGCGCCTACACCGGGGAGATCAGCGGGGCGTTCCTGGCCAAGCTGGGCTGCACGTTCGCCGTGGTCGGACATTCGGAGCGCCGTACCTACCACCACGAGGACGACGCCCTGGTGGCCGCAAAGGCCGCCGCGGCGTTCCGCCACGGCATCACCCCCATCGTGTGCATCGGCGAACACCTCGAGGTGCGCGAGGCCGGAAACCACGTCGAACACT is a window from the Mycolicibacterium litorale genome containing:
- the tpiA gene encoding triose-phosphate isomerase, with product MARKPLIAGNWKMNLNHFEAIALVQKIAFSLPDKYFDKVDVTVIPPFTDLRSVQTLVDGDKLRLTYGAQDVSPHDSGAYTGEISGAFLAKLGCTFAVVGHSERRTYHHEDDALVAAKAAAAFRHGITPIVCIGEHLEVREAGNHVEHCVEQLRGSLAGLTAEQIGQAVIAYEPVWAIGTGRVAGAADAQEVCKAIRDELGSLASPQLAAGIRVLYGGSVNAKNVGEIVAQDDVDGALVGGASLDGEQFATLSAIAAGGPLP
- a CDS encoding ABC transporter substrate-binding protein produces the protein MGTLRVGVVVPVPPFTDDDGGDPTGLDVDLMRAVAMSMGDQVQFLAYEDHDGVFRALTSGDVDSAAGGLAVSDERAAFAPPYVITGQALAVDARRHPHVHSVDELEGLTVAVRRGSTAEQYVTQLRGAAVRVCDRLDTEGCDGMVALAPVLTAVSAHLPGVEVVQKGLTVEHIAIAVARHDQQMLSRITVAQAELEEAGTLQTLRRKWLGNPYADQSLAVH
- a CDS encoding phosphoglycerate kinase gives rise to the protein MAVRTLDDLLKDGVEGRGVLVRSDLNVPLDGETITDPGRIVASVPTLKALSDAGAKVVVTAHLGRPKGEPDPKFSLAPVAKALGERLGRHVQLAGDVVGTDALARAEGLTDGDVLLLENVRFDSRETSKDDAERLKLAKALVELVGDDGAFVSDGFGVVHRKQASVYDVATLLPHYAGTLVADEVKVLEQLTSSTERPYAVVLGGSKVSDKLAVIESLAQKADSLVIGGGMCFTFLASQGVSVGKSLVQPEMVDTCRQLLDTYGDVIHLPVDIVVAPEFSADAEPETVASDRIPDDKMGLDIGPESVKRFSALLSNAKTVFWNGPMGVFEFPAFAAGTRGVAEAIIGATGKGAFSVVGGGDSAAAVRQLGLDEDGFSHISTGGGASLEYLEGKELPGIRVLES
- the gap gene encoding type I glyceraldehyde-3-phosphate dehydrogenase — protein: MTIRVGVNGFGRIGRNFFRALAAQKLEGKNTDVEIVAVNDLTDNETLAHLLKFDSILGRLPFDVSVEGENIVVGGDTLKGLSIKEGPAALPWGDLGVDVVVESTGIFTKRDKAQGHLDAGAKKVIISAPASDEDITIVLGVNDDKYDGSQNIISNASCTTNCLGPLAKVLNDEFGIVKGLMTTIHAYTQDQNLQDGPHKDLRRARAAAINIVPTSTGAAKAIGLVLPELKGKLDGYALRVPIPTGSVTDLTAELSKSATVDEINAAMKAAAEGPLKGILKYYDAPIVSSDIVTDPHSSLYDAGLTKVIDNQAKVVSWYDNEWGYSNRLVDLVSLVGKSL